The following proteins are encoded in a genomic region of Pelodictyon phaeoclathratiforme BU-1:
- a CDS encoding glycosyltransferase family 2 protein yields the protein MKGISRPDISIIMPTFNRANHLECAIHSVLAQSFSNWELIIVDDGSNDNTFEKLDPFILKFPNIRYMKQSNRKAALARNTGIQASFGRYITFLDSDDHYLKNHLETRITLIEEMQDVSMLSGGFLCDETITVKDCYHPDSLVGIRECILCGTLFGKRELFFALDGFSDMEYAEDTDLWERASRLFSLKKIEEPKTYVYQRASDSITLNR from the coding sequence ATGAAAGGCATCTCCAGACCCGACATTTCGATTATCATGCCCACCTTCAACCGGGCAAATCATCTTGAATGTGCTATACACAGCGTTCTTGCCCAATCCTTCAGTAACTGGGAACTGATTATTGTCGATGACGGCAGCAATGACAACACCTTCGAAAAGCTTGACCCATTCATTCTCAAATTTCCCAATATCCGGTACATGAAACAGAGCAACCGGAAAGCTGCACTCGCTCGAAACACAGGAATTCAGGCCTCTTTCGGCCGCTACATCACCTTTCTTGACAGTGACGACCACTATCTGAAAAACCATCTCGAAACGCGGATCACCCTCATCGAAGAGATGCAGGATGTTTCCATGCTCTCGGGAGGATTTCTCTGCGATGAAACCATCACGGTCAAAGACTGTTATCATCCTGACTCTCTTGTCGGTATCAGGGAGTGCATCCTTTGTGGTACCCTCTTCGGAAAAAGAGAGCTCTTTTTTGCGCTCGACGGATTCAGCGACATGGAGTACGCTGAAGATACCGATCTATGGGAAAGAGCTTCCAGGCTCTTTTCTTTAAAAAAGATAGAAGAGCCGAAAACCTATGTCTACCAACGAGCCAGCGACAGTATCACCCTTAACCGTTAA
- a CDS encoding 4Fe-4S binding protein yields MALYITEECTYCGACEPECPVNAIVAGDDIYSIDASTCTECAGYADSPACSAVCPAECIVQG; encoded by the coding sequence ATGGCACTTTACATTACTGAAGAATGCACTTACTGCGGAGCCTGTGAACCAGAATGCCCGGTCAACGCAATTGTTGCTGGCGACGATATCTACTCTATCGACGCAAGTACCTGTACCGAATGCGCAGGATACGCTGACTCCCCAGCCTGCTCTGCTGTCTGCCCGGCAGAATGCATCGTTCAGGGATAA
- a CDS encoding D-alanyl-D-alanine carboxypeptidase family protein produces MAKDIEKSVSPASLTKILTCIMAIESGRLEEDVLITKESTLVEPSKAGFKPGEKIRLIDLVKAAMVNSSNDAAFAIAIHLSGDVESFVAAMNYRAQRIGMRNSRFTNPAGFDKALYAGNSSTAEDLLHLTEYAVKNPVFNQIARLEQVVFTEQTTRKVYSLKTHNKLLDKYPYAVGIKTGYTSTAGRCLIARAIKDNRDILLVMLNAKTDRWTIAADIFDSVFAINRPNADWLRQSNRRNSGVSRVGQGVYSMSKSRYQMKKKVTNGAKQGHKLKNRGVVSAKSLKKNRKRVARSYASVVGCHVAHDDASS; encoded by the coding sequence ATGGCAAAGGATATAGAGAAATCCGTTTCCCCGGCAAGTCTTACCAAGATACTGACTTGTATCATGGCAATTGAAAGTGGTCGACTGGAAGAGGATGTGCTGATTACCAAAGAGTCGACCCTTGTTGAACCCTCAAAAGCGGGGTTTAAACCGGGTGAGAAAATCAGGCTTATCGATCTGGTCAAGGCGGCGATGGTCAACTCAAGCAATGATGCTGCATTTGCCATAGCCATACATCTTTCCGGCGATGTTGAATCATTTGTAGCGGCAATGAACTACAGGGCACAACGGATTGGAATGAGAAATTCCAGGTTCACCAACCCTGCCGGTTTTGATAAAGCTCTCTACGCTGGCAATAGTTCTACGGCAGAGGATCTTTTACATCTTACGGAATATGCAGTTAAAAATCCTGTTTTTAACCAGATCGCCCGGCTTGAACAGGTTGTTTTTACGGAGCAGACAACGCGCAAGGTTTATTCCCTGAAAACCCATAACAAGCTTCTTGATAAATATCCTTATGCTGTTGGTATTAAAACTGGTTATACTTCGACGGCTGGAAGGTGCCTGATTGCCAGAGCGATCAAGGATAACCGTGATATTCTTCTGGTGATGCTGAATGCGAAAACAGATCGATGGACTATTGCCGCTGATATTTTTGACTCGGTTTTTGCAATCAACCGACCGAATGCTGACTGGCTGCGTCAATCGAATCGGAGAAATTCCGGTGTATCAAGGGTTGGTCAAGGAGTGTATAGTATGTCGAAGTCCAGATATCAGATGAAAAAAAAGGTGACGAATGGGGCGAAACAAGGTCATAAGCTGAAAAATCGAGGGGTTGTTTCAGCAAAATCGCTCAAAAAAAACAGAAAGAGAGTGGCGCGTTCCTATGCATCGGTGGTTGGGTGTCATGTCGCTCATGATGATGCGAGTTCTTGA
- the rfaD gene encoding ADP-glyceromanno-heptose 6-epimerase: MIVITGGAGFIGSAMLWELNRRGEENVIIVDDLGFTTTEKWRNLSGLHFADFIPIELFPGLLERNALEGISAIIHMGANSSTTETDADHLLANNFGYSKKIASFCMQHEVRLIYASSAATYGDGSNGYSDAIEGMAALRPLNMYGYSKQLFDHWAVKHHILNHAAGLKFFNVYGPNEYHKGDMSSVVYKAFHQIGEHGVLNLFQSHRPDYRDGEQSRDFVYIKDCTRIMAWMLETPSATGLFNIGCGTPRSFNDLAAATFSALDRQILINYTPMPESLRDKYQYYTCADITRLREAGFSETLTSIEDGIREYVQHYLASANPYFDYTKPTSNA, from the coding sequence ATGATTGTTATCACTGGCGGCGCAGGATTTATTGGAAGCGCCATGCTTTGGGAGCTCAACAGAAGAGGTGAAGAGAATGTCATCATTGTCGATGATCTTGGGTTCACAACCACAGAAAAATGGCGCAATCTTTCCGGACTTCATTTTGCCGATTTTATTCCCATAGAGCTTTTTCCCGGCCTGCTCGAAAGAAATGCACTCGAAGGGATCTCGGCTATCATCCATATGGGCGCGAATAGTTCGACAACAGAAACCGATGCCGACCATCTTCTTGCCAACAATTTCGGCTACTCAAAAAAAATTGCTTCGTTCTGCATGCAGCATGAAGTACGACTTATCTATGCATCAAGCGCAGCAACCTATGGTGACGGATCGAACGGATACAGTGATGCCATTGAAGGGATGGCTGCACTCCGACCACTGAATATGTATGGATACTCCAAACAGCTCTTTGACCACTGGGCAGTGAAGCACCATATCCTCAATCATGCCGCTGGTCTGAAATTCTTCAATGTCTACGGCCCAAACGAATATCACAAGGGAGATATGAGCAGTGTCGTCTATAAGGCGTTTCATCAGATAGGCGAACATGGGGTATTGAATCTCTTTCAATCGCACAGGCCAGACTACCGTGATGGTGAACAATCAAGGGATTTCGTCTACATCAAAGATTGTACCCGAATTATGGCATGGATGCTTGAAACCCCTTCAGCAACCGGACTCTTCAATATCGGCTGCGGAACACCAAGAAGCTTCAATGACCTTGCGGCTGCAACGTTCTCCGCGCTTGATCGTCAAATCCTCATCAACTACACACCCATGCCGGAGAGCCTTCGTGATAAATATCAGTACTACACCTGCGCGGATATCACTCGGCTGCGAGAGGCAGGATTCAGCGAAACGCTCACCTCAATCGAGGATGGTATTAGAGAATATGTGCAACACTACCTCGCATCTGCCAATCCATATTTTGACTACACAAAGCCCACTTCCAATGCATAA
- a CDS encoding Dabb family protein: MIKHIVMWRLKEFEQGHDRQTNAHLVREKLTALRGRIPGMMALEVGVDFSRSDSSCDIVLYSEFVDREALEAYQINPEHEAIKPFIGSVSIERRIADYEVSV; this comes from the coding sequence ATGATCAAGCATATCGTTATGTGGCGGCTTAAGGAGTTTGAGCAGGGTCATGATAGGCAAACCAATGCTCATCTTGTCAGGGAGAAACTTACCGCATTAAGGGGAAGGATTCCCGGGATGATGGCTCTTGAGGTGGGAGTCGATTTCAGTCGGAGCGATAGCTCTTGCGATATTGTGCTGTACAGTGAATTTGTTGACCGTGAAGCCCTCGAAGCCTATCAGATAAATCCGGAACATGAAGCAATAAAGCCCTTTATCGGCAGTGTCAGTATAGAACGCAGGATTGCTGATTACGAGGTGTCGGTGTAA
- a CDS encoding LysE family translocator has translation MIDSNVLLAFFTTSVILALSPGPDNLFVLAQSAQNGRRAGLFVTLGLATGLIGHTVAVAFGLAAIVHSSALAFTILKGVGAAYLLYLAWQALRAAALTGQGEPVQAYSMGALYRRGIVMNLSNPKVSLFFMAFLPQFADPRYGSMRGQFFQLGAVFIMATILVFGVISFFAGGFGDKFRNAVSAQKTVNRVAAFVFIALAIKLAVSER, from the coding sequence ATGATCGATAGTAACGTGCTGCTTGCGTTTTTTACGACGTCAGTAATTCTTGCGCTCTCTCCCGGCCCCGACAACCTTTTTGTTTTGGCGCAGTCGGCCCAGAATGGGCGTAGAGCCGGGCTTTTTGTAACACTCGGTCTTGCAACAGGGCTGATTGGACATACGGTTGCTGTTGCTTTTGGTCTTGCGGCCATCGTGCATTCGTCGGCGCTCGCATTCACCATTCTGAAAGGTGTGGGTGCGGCATATCTGCTTTATCTTGCATGGCAGGCACTCAGGGCAGCGGCGTTAACCGGGCAGGGGGAGCCGGTTCAGGCTTACTCAATGGGGGCGCTCTATCGCCGGGGGATTGTCATGAACTTGAGCAATCCCAAGGTATCGCTCTTTTTTATGGCGTTTTTGCCACAGTTTGCCGATCCACGTTATGGCTCCATGAGGGGGCAGTTTTTCCAGCTTGGAGCTGTTTTTATTATGGCAACTATCCTTGTTTTCGGTGTTATCAGCTTTTTTGCCGGTGGGTTCGGCGACAAGTTTCGCAATGCAGTTTCTGCTCAAAAAACAGTTAACAGGGTAGCCGCTTTCGTATTTATTGCTCTTGCCATTAAGCTGGCAGTTTCGGAACGATAA
- a CDS encoding 4Fe-4S dicluster domain-containing protein, translated as MAHRITDTCTYCGACEPECPVNAITPGEDIYVVDEAVCTDCKGYYDEAACVAVCPVDGCIIMV; from the coding sequence ATGGCACATCGAATTACTGATACCTGCACCTATTGCGGAGCATGCGAGCCGGAATGTCCGGTAAACGCCATTACCCCCGGCGAAGACATCTATGTCGTTGATGAAGCAGTGTGTACAGATTGCAAAGGCTATTATGATGAAGCTGCATGTGTTGCGGTCTGCCCGGTTGATGGCTGCATCATCATGGTCTGA
- a CDS encoding PhoH family protein, with product MTIEKTIEIQGIEPLILFGPYDSLLKKIRNEFSDIQITARGTQITLRGRDEEVALLERIFSEMILLANKHGEVLDTDLNALINLALSPAHTLKAAHHGDEDIIITTTDSTVRAKTDGQRRMVAEAKNNDILFAIGPAGTGKTYTAVAIAVAAWKAKRVKRIVLARPAVEAGESLGFLPGDLAQKIDPYLRPLYDALQEMLTAEKLKLLIEQRVIEIVPLAYMRGRTMSNAFIILDEAQNASNTQMKMCLTRLGLNSKAIITGDVTQIDLPKEINSGLISSPEILNNIKGISFVYLDKSDVVRHKLVRDIINAYEIHEQKKP from the coding sequence TTGACCATAGAAAAAACCATTGAAATTCAGGGCATTGAACCGCTCATTCTTTTTGGACCCTACGATTCCCTCCTGAAAAAAATTCGTAATGAGTTTTCCGATATACAGATCACTGCACGGGGAACACAGATTACTCTTCGAGGAAGAGACGAAGAGGTTGCCCTGCTGGAACGGATTTTCAGTGAGATGATTTTGCTCGCCAATAAACATGGCGAAGTGCTCGACACTGATCTGAACGCACTGATCAATCTTGCGCTCTCACCTGCTCATACCCTGAAAGCAGCTCATCATGGCGATGAAGATATTATCATCACAACAACAGATTCTACCGTCAGGGCAAAAACAGATGGCCAGCGGCGAATGGTGGCTGAGGCAAAAAACAACGACATTCTTTTTGCCATCGGCCCTGCAGGTACAGGAAAAACCTACACTGCAGTTGCCATTGCTGTCGCTGCATGGAAAGCCAAAAGAGTCAAACGCATTGTGCTTGCACGACCGGCCGTAGAGGCCGGTGAAAGCCTTGGGTTTCTACCCGGCGACCTGGCTCAGAAAATAGACCCCTACCTTCGCCCCCTCTATGATGCTCTTCAGGAGATGCTCACTGCCGAAAAGCTGAAACTTCTCATAGAACAGCGCGTTATCGAGATTGTTCCACTCGCCTATATGCGAGGAAGAACAATGAGCAACGCTTTCATCATTCTCGATGAAGCTCAAAATGCATCAAATACACAGATGAAAATGTGTCTCACAAGACTTGGGCTGAATTCAAAGGCGATCATTACCGGTGATGTCACCCAGATCGACCTGCCAAAGGAGATAAATTCAGGGCTCATCAGTTCACCCGAAATCCTGAACAATATCAAGGGAATCAGCTTTGTCTATCTGGATAAGAGTGATGTTGTCCGCCACAAGCTCGTGCGCGATATCATCAATGCCTACGAAATCCACGAACAAAAAAAGCCCTGA
- a CDS encoding LOG family protein: MISSVTVYCSSSNLAPRDYFTAASDLGRAFAKRGIGLVFGGGRVGLMGCIADAVMEGGGTVKGIIPRFLEEREVAHYGLTELHVVETMHERKMKLAEWGDAYLVLPGGFGTLDELVEVITWKHLGHHNKPIILLNLNGFWNPLLLFFDRIAAEHMVSEEHGSYYSVCNTILEVLELLQEQA; encoded by the coding sequence ATGATCTCATCTGTAACCGTCTACTGCAGTTCAAGCAACCTCGCCCCTCGCGACTATTTTACCGCTGCCTCAGACCTTGGCCGTGCATTTGCCAAACGGGGTATCGGCCTTGTATTCGGGGGTGGACGGGTCGGACTGATGGGTTGCATCGCCGATGCCGTAATGGAGGGGGGTGGAACGGTCAAAGGGATCATTCCCCGCTTTCTTGAAGAACGGGAGGTTGCCCATTACGGCCTCACCGAACTGCATGTGGTTGAAACCATGCACGAGCGGAAAATGAAACTCGCCGAATGGGGAGATGCCTACCTTGTTCTGCCCGGCGGATTCGGCACTCTCGACGAGCTGGTTGAGGTGATCACCTGGAAACATCTTGGCCACCATAACAAACCCATCATCCTGCTGAACCTCAATGGCTTCTGGAATCCGCTGCTGCTCTTTTTCGACCGTATTGCCGCCGAGCATATGGTCAGTGAAGAACATGGCAGCTACTACTCAGTCTGCAACACCATTCTGGAGGTGCTTGAGTTGCTGCAAGAGCAGGCGTAA
- the chlG gene encoding chlorophyll synthase ChlG, whose amino-acid sequence MSDFRAKKSSEPQLPDRSEFKTPLSVRKLVDARPMPAENISKLALIIRFLKPVTWIPVMWSFLCGAVASGAFGWKEVISIKFLLAMLLTGPLASGTCQMLNDYFDRDLDEINEPNRPIPGGAISLRNATILIALWSVFSVITGYLIHPLIGFYVVIGIINAHLYSANPIKLKKRLWAGNIIVAVSYLIIPWIAGEIAYNPSFTLSSLQPSLIVAGLFTLSSTGTMTINDFKSIEGDRMVGIRTLPVVFGETHAALIAAVLINAGQLLASGYMFLIGQTTCGIIVGALVVPQFYLQFALVKSPATMDVRYNAIAQNFLVAGMLVCAFAIRAARP is encoded by the coding sequence GTGAGTGATTTTCGTGCCAAAAAGAGTTCAGAGCCTCAGTTGCCTGATCGGAGCGAGTTCAAAACGCCCTTGAGTGTCCGTAAACTGGTTGATGCCCGGCCAATGCCCGCTGAGAACATCTCAAAACTTGCACTGATCATTCGATTCCTTAAACCGGTCACATGGATTCCTGTCATGTGGAGCTTTCTCTGCGGAGCCGTAGCAAGCGGAGCCTTTGGATGGAAGGAGGTGATCAGCATAAAGTTTCTCCTCGCCATGCTGCTGACCGGTCCTCTGGCAAGTGGAACCTGTCAGATGCTGAATGACTATTTTGACCGTGATCTTGATGAAATCAACGAACCAAACCGCCCTATACCCGGCGGCGCCATCTCACTCAGAAATGCCACCATCCTGATTGCCCTATGGTCGGTCTTTTCGGTTATCACAGGTTATCTGATCCATCCGCTCATCGGTTTTTACGTCGTCATCGGCATTATTAATGCGCATCTCTACAGCGCAAACCCCATCAAACTCAAAAAAAGGCTCTGGGCAGGCAATATCATTGTTGCCGTCTCCTACCTTATCATACCCTGGATAGCCGGAGAGATCGCCTACAACCCCTCCTTTACCCTCTCATCGCTTCAGCCATCGTTGATCGTTGCCGGACTTTTCACCCTCTCAAGCACCGGCACCATGACCATCAACGACTTCAAATCAATTGAGGGTGACAGGATGGTAGGCATCAGAACGCTCCCCGTTGTCTTCGGAGAAACCCATGCTGCACTGATTGCCGCAGTGCTCATCAATGCCGGCCAGCTCCTTGCATCAGGCTATATGTTCCTGATTGGTCAAACTACCTGCGGAATCATTGTCGGCGCACTCGTCGTCCCGCAATTCTACCTGCAGTTTGCTCTCGTAAAATCACCAGCAACAATGGATGTACGCTATAATGCCATTGCGCAGAACTTTCTGGTCGCCGGTATGCTGGTCTGCGCCTTTGCCATCAGAGCTGCAAGACCATGA
- a CDS encoding peroxiredoxin, whose translation MSDLYDEQPFYSELNMPLLGDDFPELHVQTTHGPMNIPADLEGSWFVLFSHPADFTPVCTTEFLGFQERMADFEKLGCKLIGMSIDQIFSHIKWIEWIKDNMNIEITFPIVAANDKIAMQLGMLHPGKGSNTVRAVFIGDPKGKVRLILYYPQEIGRNIDEVVRAVKALQIADNKKVAIPANWPTNSLLKDQVIIPPANNIEDAKKRTGMKNCYDWWFCYKPLEE comes from the coding sequence ATGTCGGATCTTTATGATGAACAGCCCTTTTATTCTGAGCTCAATATGCCATTGCTTGGAGATGATTTCCCTGAGCTACATGTCCAAACCACTCACGGGCCGATGAACATACCAGCAGATCTGGAAGGATCGTGGTTTGTTCTCTTCAGCCACCCGGCTGACTTTACCCCTGTCTGCACAACAGAGTTTCTTGGTTTTCAGGAGAGAATGGCTGATTTTGAAAAGCTTGGATGCAAACTTATTGGCATGTCGATAGACCAGATTTTTTCACACATCAAGTGGATAGAGTGGATCAAGGATAACATGAATATCGAGATCACCTTTCCGATTGTAGCTGCCAACGACAAAATTGCTATGCAACTCGGCATGTTGCACCCTGGAAAAGGATCCAATACCGTTCGTGCAGTCTTTATTGGGGATCCAAAAGGCAAGGTGCGGCTCATCCTCTATTACCCGCAAGAAATAGGTCGCAACATCGATGAAGTGGTTCGCGCCGTCAAAGCACTGCAGATTGCCGACAACAAAAAAGTTGCCATTCCGGCAAACTGGCCAACCAACTCATTGCTGAAAGATCAGGTGATCATTCCGCCCGCCAACAACATTGAAGACGCAAAGAAACGCACTGGAATGAAGAATTGCTACGACTGGTGGTTCTGCTACAAGCCACTGGAAGAGTGA